A stretch of the Microtus ochrogaster isolate Prairie Vole_2 chromosome X, MicOch1.0, whole genome shotgun sequence genome encodes the following:
- the Hnrnph2 gene encoding heterogeneous nuclear ribonucleoprotein H2 — MMLSTEGREGFVVKVRGLPWSCSAEEVMRFFSDCKIQNGTSGVRFIYTREGRPSGEAFVELESEDEVKLALKKDRETMGHRYVEVFKSNSVEMDWVLKHTGPNSPDTANDGFVRLRGLPFGCSKEEIVQFFSGLEIVPNGMTLPVDFQGRSTGEAFVQFASQEIAEKALKKHKERIGHRYIEIFKSSRAEVRTHYDPPRKLMTMQRPGPYDRPGAGRGYNSIGRGAGFERMRRGAYGGGYGGYDDYGGYNDGYGFGSDRFGRDLNYCFSGMSDHRYGDGGSSFQSTTGHCVHMRGLPYRATENDIYNFFSPLNPMRVHIEIGPDGRVTGEADVEFATHEDAVAAMAKDKANMQHRYVELFLNSTAGTSGGAYDHSYVELFLNSTAGASGGAYGSQMMGGMGLSNQSSYGGPASQQLSGGYGGGYGGQSSMSGYDQVLQENSSDYQSNLA; from the coding sequence ATGATGCTGAGCACAGAGGGCCGGGAGGGGTTCGTGGTGAAGGTCAGGGGCCTCCCCTGGTCCTGCTCAGCCGAGGAAGTGATGCGCTTCTTCTCTGATTGCAAAATCCAAAATGGCACATCAGGTGTTCGTTTCATCTACACCAGAGAAGGCAGACCAAGTGGTGAAGCGTTTGTCGAACTTGAATCTGAAGATGAAGTGAAATTGGCtttaaagaaagacagagaaaccatGGGACACAGATATGTTGAAGTATTCAAGTCCAACAGTGTTGAAATGGATTGGGTGTTAAAGCATACAGGTCCGAATAGTCCTGATACTGCCAATGATGGCTTTGTACGGCTTAGAGGACTCCCATTTGGCTGTAGCAAGGAAGAAATTGTTCAGTTCTTTTCGGGGCTGGAAATTGTGCCAAATGGGATGACACTGCCGGTGGACTTTCAGGGGCGCAGCACAGGGGAGGCCTTCGTGCAGTTTGCTTCACAGGAGATAGCTGAAAAGGCCTTAaagaaacacaaggaaagaaTAGGGCACAGGTACATTGAGATCTTCAAGAGTAGCAGAGCTGAAGTCCGGACCCACTATGATCCGCCTCGAAAGCTCATGACTATGCAGCGCCCGGGTCCTTATGATAGGCCAGGGGCAGGAAGAGGGTATAATAGCAttggcagaggagctgggttcgaAAGAATGAGGCGGGGTGCCTATGGTGGAGGGTATGGAGGCTATGATGACTATGGAGGGTATAATGACGGGTATGGCTTTGGGTCTGATAGATTTGGAAGAGACCTAAACTACTGTTTCTCAGGAATGTCTGATCATAGATACGGAGATGGTGGGTCCAGTTTCCAGAGCACCACAGGGCACTGTGTACACATGAGGGGGTTACCATACAGAGCTACTGAGAATGATATTTACAATTTCTTCTCACCTCTCAATCCCATGAGAGTACACATTGAAATAGGACCTGATGGCAGAGTTACAGGCGAGGCAGATGTTGAGTTTGCTACTCATGAAGATGCCGTGGCAGCTATGGCAAAAGATAAAGCTAATATGCAGCACAGATATGTGGAGCTCTTCTTGAATTCTACTGCAGGGACAAGCGGAGGAGCTTACGATCATAGCTACGTAGAGCTCTTTTTGAATTCTACAGCAGGGGCAAGCGGTGGTGCTTATGGTAGCCAGATGATGGGAGGGATGGGTTTATCCAACCAGTCTAGTTATGGAGGTCCTGCCAGCCAGCAGCTGAGTGGTGGGTATGGTGgtgggtatggaggtcagagcagTATGAGTGGATATGACCAAGTTCTTCAGGAAAACTCGAGTGACTATCAGTCAAACCTTGCTTAG